A region from the Halomonas piscis genome encodes:
- the rplJ gene encoding 50S ribosomal protein L10 gives MPLALEGKKAIVAEVSEAAKDALSVVVADSRGVSVDKMTDLRKQARENGVQIRVVRNTLARRALTGTQWECLNETFVGPTLLAFSNEHPGAAARLFKEFTKTAPSFEVKALAYEGEFIPAADIDRLASLPTHDEAIAKLMSVMKEASAGKLVRTLDALRTQKEEAA, from the coding sequence GTGCCACTAGCACTTGAAGGCAAGAAAGCGATTGTTGCCGAAGTCAGTGAAGCGGCCAAGGACGCACTCTCCGTCGTTGTTGCCGATTCTCGCGGCGTGTCGGTCGACAAGATGACCGACCTGCGCAAGCAGGCTCGCGAGAATGGCGTGCAGATCCGTGTTGTGCGCAACACCCTGGCACGCCGCGCCCTGACAGGCACTCAGTGGGAGTGTCTGAACGAGACTTTTGTCGGCCCGACCCTGCTGGCGTTTTCCAACGAACACCCCGGCGCCGCCGCGCGTCTGTTCAAGGAATTCACCAAGACGGCCCCGAGCTTCGAAGTCAAGGCGCTGGCCTACGAAGGCGAGTTCATCCCGGCCGCCGACATTGACCGTCTGGCAAGTCTACCGACCCACGACGAGGCTATTGCCAAGCTGATGTCGGTGATGAAGGAAGCCTCCGCCGGCAAACTGGTTCGTACTCTGGATGCCCTGCGCACCCAGAAAGAAGAGGCGGCGTAA
- the rplL gene encoding 50S ribosomal protein L7/L12 has protein sequence MALSKDDIINAVADMSVMEVAELIEAMEEKFGVTAAAAVVAGPGGGEAEAEEEQTEFDLVLTGAGDKKVNVIKAVREITGLGLKEAKGAVDGAPATLKEGMSKEDAEEAKTKLEDAGASVELK, from the coding sequence ATGGCACTGAGCAAAGACGATATCATCAACGCCGTCGCCGACATGTCCGTCATGGAAGTCGCCGAGCTGATCGAAGCAATGGAAGAGAAGTTTGGCGTAACGGCGGCGGCTGCCGTCGTCGCCGGACCTGGCGGCGGTGAAGCCGAAGCCGAGGAAGAGCAGACCGAGTTCGACCTGGTGCTGACCGGCGCCGGCGACAAGAAGGTCAACGTGATCAAGGCCGTTCGCGAGATCACAGGCCTCGGCCTGAAGGAAGCCAAGGGTGCCGTTGACGGCGCACCGGCGACCCTCAAGGAAGGCATGTCCAAGGAAGACGCAGAAGAAGCGAAGACCAAGCTGGAAGACGCTGGCGCCTCCGTCGAGCTCAAGTGA
- the rpoB gene encoding DNA-directed RNA polymerase subunit beta, producing MAYSYTEKKRIRKDFGKLPQVMDVPYLLAIQLDSYYDFLQQDRSPDERFEVGLHAAFKSVFPIESLSGNAALEYVSYRFGTPAFDVKECQLRGVTYSAPLRVKVRLIIYDRDSSNKAIKDIKEQEVYMGEIPLMTENGTFVINGTERVIVSQLHRSPGVFFDHDKGKSHSSGKLLYSARVIPYRGSWLDFEFDPKDNVFVRIDRRRKLPASVLLRALGMSTEEILDEFFDTSVFHVEKHGFSVELVPARLRGETATFDIKDGEGNVIVEEGRRVTQKHIRQLEKAGMERLEVPMEYLFGKVLAKDQIDANTGELICPCNTEITPELLEQIGQGGITRIETLYTNDLDCGSFISDTLKLDTTGSRLEALVEIYRMMRPGEPPTKEAAETLFHNLFFSEDRYDLSGVGRMKFNRRLRRESDTGSGVLDRDDILGVLRELISIRNGFGDVDDIDHLGNRRIRCVGEMAENQFRVGLVRVERAVRERLSMAESEGLMPQDLINAKPVAAAVKEFFGSSQLSQFMDQNNPLSEVTHKRRVSALGPGGLTRERAGFEVRDVHATHYGRLCPIETPEGPNIGLINSLATYSHTNNYGFLETPYRKVVDCQVTDEVVHLSAIEEGDYVIAQASAAVDEKGRLNDDLVQARHKGETTFMRPEQITLMDVSPRQVVSVAAALIPFLEHDDANRALMGANMQRQAVPTLRADKPLVGTGMERFVARDSGVCEVARRGGIIDSVDARRVVVRVNEDEIIGGEAGVDIYNLTKYVRSNQNTCMNQRPIVQTGDRVAVGDILADGPSVDMGDLALGQNMRMAFMPWNGYNFEDSILISERVAQEDRFTTIHIQELTCVSRDTKLGPEEITADIPNVGESALSKLDEAGVVYIGAEVDPGDILVGKVTPKGETQLTPEEKLLRAIFGEKASDVKDTSLRAPTGMNGTVIDVQVFTRDGVEKDSRALSIEETQLDEVRRDLQETYRIAEEATYERLKRTLSGQTVNGGPKLKKGDVLDDAYLDALPRQDWFKLRMQDEAHNELLAQADEQLENRRKEMDERFEDKKRKLTQGDDLAPGVLKIVKIYMAVKRRIQPGDKMAGRHGNKGVISEIMPVEDMPFDEQGEPVDVVLNPLGVPSRMNVGQILETHLGMAARGLGIKVDHMLRDARETQVAEIRDFLGQVYNTESTLKVEDLSQLTDDEVIALAKNLKDGVPMATAVFDGAEEPEIKHLLRLADVPDSGQLTLYDGRTGEAFDRPVTVGYMYVLKLNHLVDDKMHARSTGSYSLVTQQPLGGKAQFGGQRFGEMEVWALEAYGAAYTLQEMLTVKSDDVEGRTKMYKNIVDGDHTMQAGMPESFNVLVKEIRSLGIDIELES from the coding sequence ATGGCTTACTCATACACTGAGAAAAAACGCATCCGCAAGGATTTCGGCAAACTGCCCCAAGTGATGGATGTGCCCTACTTGCTGGCCATCCAGCTGGATTCCTACTACGACTTTCTCCAGCAGGATCGTTCGCCCGACGAGCGTTTCGAAGTCGGACTGCACGCGGCCTTCAAGTCCGTGTTTCCGATCGAGAGCCTCTCCGGTAACGCGGCGCTTGAGTACGTCAGCTACCGTTTCGGCACGCCGGCGTTCGATGTCAAGGAGTGTCAGCTGCGCGGCGTGACCTATTCCGCCCCGCTGCGCGTGAAGGTTCGCTTGATCATCTATGATCGCGACTCTTCGAACAAGGCAATCAAGGATATCAAGGAGCAGGAAGTCTACATGGGGGAAATCCCCCTGATGACCGAGAACGGTACCTTCGTGATCAACGGTACCGAGCGCGTCATCGTCTCCCAGCTCCACCGCTCCCCGGGCGTGTTCTTCGACCATGACAAGGGCAAGAGCCACTCCTCGGGCAAGCTTTTGTATTCCGCTCGGGTGATTCCGTACCGCGGCTCCTGGCTCGACTTCGAGTTCGACCCCAAGGACAACGTCTTTGTGCGCATTGATCGTCGCCGCAAGCTGCCGGCGTCGGTACTGCTGCGTGCGCTGGGGATGAGCACCGAGGAAATTCTCGACGAGTTCTTTGACACCAGCGTGTTCCATGTCGAGAAACACGGCTTCTCCGTGGAGCTGGTGCCCGCTCGCCTGCGCGGCGAGACCGCCACCTTCGATATCAAGGACGGCGAGGGCAACGTCATCGTCGAAGAAGGGCGCCGGGTGACTCAGAAGCACATCCGCCAGCTGGAAAAGGCAGGGATGGAGCGTCTGGAAGTGCCCATGGAGTACCTGTTCGGCAAGGTGCTGGCCAAGGATCAGATCGACGCCAACACCGGCGAGCTGATCTGCCCGTGCAACACCGAAATCACCCCGGAGCTGCTTGAGCAGATCGGCCAGGGCGGCATTACCCGGATCGAGACGCTTTACACCAACGATCTCGACTGCGGCTCGTTCATCTCCGACACCCTGAAGCTGGACACTACCGGCTCGCGCCTCGAGGCGCTGGTGGAAATCTATCGCATGATGCGTCCCGGCGAGCCGCCCACCAAGGAAGCCGCCGAGACGCTGTTCCACAACCTGTTCTTTTCCGAGGACCGCTACGACCTCTCGGGCGTCGGCCGCATGAAGTTCAACCGTCGCCTGCGCCGGGAGTCCGATACCGGCTCCGGCGTGCTCGACCGCGACGACATTCTGGGCGTACTGCGCGAGCTGATCAGCATCCGTAACGGCTTCGGCGACGTTGACGACATCGATCACCTGGGCAACCGCCGCATCCGCTGCGTCGGCGAAATGGCCGAAAACCAGTTCCGCGTGGGCCTGGTGCGCGTCGAGCGCGCGGTGCGCGAGCGCCTGTCCATGGCCGAAAGCGAAGGCCTGATGCCCCAGGATCTGATCAACGCCAAGCCGGTAGCGGCGGCGGTGAAGGAGTTCTTCGGCTCCAGCCAGCTGTCCCAGTTCATGGACCAGAACAACCCGCTGTCCGAGGTGACCCACAAGCGCCGGGTCTCGGCGCTTGGGCCGGGCGGTCTGACCCGGGAGCGCGCGGGCTTCGAGGTGCGCGACGTCCACGCCACGCACTACGGTCGCCTGTGCCCGATCGAGACGCCGGAAGGCCCCAACATCGGGCTGATCAACTCGCTGGCCACCTACAGCCACACCAACAACTACGGTTTCCTCGAGACGCCGTACCGCAAGGTCGTGGACTGCCAGGTCACCGACGAGGTGGTGCATCTCTCCGCCATCGAGGAAGGCGACTACGTGATCGCCCAGGCATCGGCCGCAGTGGACGAAAAAGGTCGGCTGAATGACGATCTGGTCCAGGCGCGCCACAAGGGCGAGACCACCTTCATGCGCCCCGAGCAGATCACGCTGATGGACGTCTCGCCGCGCCAGGTGGTGTCGGTAGCCGCCGCGCTGATCCCGTTCCTCGAGCACGACGACGCCAACCGCGCCCTGATGGGGGCCAACATGCAGCGCCAGGCGGTGCCGACCCTGCGCGCCGACAAGCCGCTGGTGGGCACCGGCATGGAGCGCTTCGTCGCCCGTGACTCCGGCGTCTGCGAAGTGGCGCGCCGCGGCGGCATCATCGACTCCGTCGACGCCCGCCGGGTGGTGGTACGGGTCAACGAGGACGAGATCATCGGCGGCGAAGCCGGCGTGGATATCTACAACCTGACCAAGTACGTGCGCTCGAACCAGAATACCTGCATGAACCAGCGCCCCATCGTGCAAACCGGCGACCGCGTCGCCGTGGGCGATATTCTGGCCGACGGCCCCTCCGTGGACATGGGCGATCTGGCGCTGGGCCAGAACATGCGCATGGCGTTCATGCCGTGGAACGGCTACAACTTCGAGGACTCCATCCTCATTTCCGAGCGGGTGGCCCAGGAAGATCGCTTTACCACCATCCACATCCAGGAGCTGACCTGCGTGTCGCGGGACACCAAGCTGGGGCCGGAGGAGATTACCGCGGATATCCCCAACGTCGGCGAGTCGGCGCTGTCCAAGCTGGACGAGGCCGGGGTGGTCTACATCGGTGCCGAAGTCGATCCGGGCGATATCCTCGTGGGCAAGGTCACGCCCAAGGGCGAGACCCAGCTGACGCCGGAAGAAAAGCTGCTGCGCGCCATCTTCGGCGAGAAAGCGTCCGATGTGAAAGATACCTCGCTGCGCGCGCCCACGGGCATGAACGGTACGGTCATCGACGTTCAGGTTTTCACGCGGGACGGCGTGGAGAAGGACTCCCGGGCGCTCTCCATCGAGGAAACGCAGCTGGACGAAGTCCGCCGCGATCTCCAGGAAACCTACCGCATCGCCGAGGAGGCCACTTACGAGCGCCTCAAGCGCACGCTGAGCGGACAAACCGTCAACGGCGGTCCGAAGCTCAAGAAGGGCGACGTGCTGGATGACGCCTACCTGGACGCGCTGCCGCGTCAGGACTGGTTCAAGCTGCGCATGCAGGACGAGGCCCACAACGAGCTTCTGGCCCAGGCCGACGAGCAGCTCGAGAATCGGCGCAAGGAAATGGACGAGCGCTTTGAAGACAAGAAGCGCAAGCTCACCCAGGGCGACGACCTGGCGCCGGGCGTGCTCAAGATCGTCAAGATCTACATGGCGGTGAAGCGTCGCATTCAGCCGGGCGACAAGATGGCCGGCCGTCACGGCAACAAGGGCGTGATTTCCGAAATCATGCCGGTGGAAGACATGCCGTTCGACGAGCAGGGCGAGCCGGTGGACGTGGTGTTGAACCCGCTGGGCGTGCCGTCGCGGATGAACGTGGGGCAGATCCTGGAAACCCACCTGGGCATGGCCGCGCGCGGACTCGGGATCAAGGTCGACCACATGCTGCGCGACGCCCGAGAGACCCAGGTGGCGGAAATCCGCGACTTTCTGGGTCAGGTGTACAACACCGAGTCCACCCTGAAGGTTGAGGATCTGTCCCAGCTGACCGACGATGAGGTCATTGCGCTGGCGAAAAACCTCAAGGACGGCGTCCCCATGGCCACGGCGGTATTCGACGGCGCCGAGGAGCCCGAGATCAAGCACCTGCTGCGTCTGGCGGACGTGCCGGACTCCGGCCAGCTGACGCTTTACGACGGGCGGACCGGCGAGGCCTTCGATCGCCCGGTGACCGTAGGCTACATGTACGTGCTGAAGCTCAACCACCTGGTTGATGACAAGATGCACGCGCGCTCCACCGGTTCCTATTCGCTGGTGACCCAGCAGCCGCTGGGCGGCAAGGCGCAGTTCGGTGGCCAGCGCTTCGGCGAGATGGAAGTGTGGGCGCTTGAGGCCTACGGCGCGGCCTACACGCTGCAGGAGATGCTCACCGTCAAGTCGGATGACGTCGAAGGGCGCACCAAGATGTACAAGAATATCGTTGACGGCGACCACACCATGCAGGCAGGCATGCCGGAATCCTTCAACGTGCTGGTGAAGGAAATCCGCTCGCTGGGCATCGATATCGAGTTAGAGAGCTAG
- the rpoC gene encoding DNA-directed RNA polymerase subunit beta', whose translation MKDLVKVLKSQLQSEEFDAIKITLASPDMIRSWSFGEVKKPETINYRTFKPERDGLFCAKIFGPVKDYECLCGKYKRMKHRGIICEKCGVEVTKAAVRRERMGHIELASPVAHIWFLKSLPSRIGMFLDMTLRDIERVLYFESFVVIDPGMTTLERGQLLNDEQYFEALEEFGDDFDARMGAEAVQELLKDIDLEEEINQLREEIPQTNSETKIKKLSKRLKLLEAFHHSGNAPEWMVMGALPVLPPDLRPLVPLDGGRFATSDLNDLYRRVINRNNRLKRLLDLSAPDIIVRNEKRMLQEAVDALLDNGRRGRAITGSNKRPLKSLADMIKGKQGRFRQNLLGKRVDYSGRSVITVGPTLRLHQCGLPKKMALELFKPFIYSKLQSLGYASTIKAAKKMVERETAEVWDILADVIREHPVLLNRAPTLHRLGIQGFEPLLIEGKAIQLHPLVCAAYNADFDGDQMAVHVPLTLEAQLEARAMMMATNNVLSPANGEPIIVPSQDVVLGLYYMTREKINAKGEGMIFTDLNEVERAFGTQSVSLHARIKVRLDEVDVDEETGEKTTHRRIEDTTVGRALLFRILPEGVPFELIDQPMKKKAISTLINEVYRRAGLKPTVIFADQLMYTGFRMATWSGASIGVNDFVIPAAKAEIVADAEGEVKEIEDQFSSGLVTAGEKYNKVIDIWARANDQVAKAMMTGISKENVIDREGNEVEQDSFNSVFIMADSGARGSAAQIRQLAGMRGLMAKPDGSIIETPIIANFREGLNVLQYFISTHGARKGLADTALKTANSGYLTRRLVDVAQDLVVTEADCDTENGMTLHPIIEGGDIIVPLSQRVLGRVVAQDVIDPRTEEVLIPRNTLLDEAWCAALETMGVDEIIVRSTITCDTNHGVCSACYGRDLARGHQVNVGESVGVIAAQSIGEPGTQLTMRTFHIGGAASRASAIDSVQVKHGGSVRLHNIKHVERADGKLVVVSRSSALAVADDHGREREYYKLPYGAVLDVRDGDEVDAGATVAKWDPHTHPIVAEMEGQAQFVDLDEGVTMHRTVDEMTGLSSIEVIESASRPLSGRDKRPMIMLKDEAGEYVAISGSNTPVQYPLPGKSVISVDDGAHIGVGEVVARIPVEASGNKDITGGLPRVADLFEARKPKESAILAEITGMVSFGRETKGKRRLTITPEDGDPFEMLIPKWRQIAVFEGETVQKGEVISDGPSNPHDILRLLGVAALAKYITAEVQDVYRLQGVGINDKHIEVIVRQMLRKVEITDAGDSDFITGDQAELVRVLEQNARLEQDGKFPAKYQRLLLGITKASLATESFISAASFQETTRVLTEAAVTGKRDYLRGLKENVVVGRLIPAGTGLTHHAERRRQRDSDERLLKPSATDVEQELGAQLTALDDDEDL comes from the coding sequence ATGAAAGATTTGGTGAAAGTCCTCAAATCGCAATTACAGTCCGAAGAGTTCGACGCGATCAAGATTACCCTGGCGTCGCCGGACATGATTCGCTCCTGGTCCTTCGGTGAGGTGAAAAAGCCCGAGACCATCAACTACCGCACCTTCAAGCCGGAGCGGGATGGTCTGTTCTGCGCCAAGATTTTTGGCCCGGTGAAGGATTACGAGTGCCTGTGCGGCAAGTACAAGCGCATGAAGCACCGCGGTATCATCTGCGAAAAGTGCGGCGTGGAAGTGACCAAGGCCGCCGTGCGCCGGGAGCGCATGGGCCACATCGAGCTGGCCTCGCCGGTGGCGCACATCTGGTTTCTGAAATCGCTGCCGTCGCGCATCGGCATGTTCCTCGACATGACCCTGCGCGACATCGAGCGGGTGCTGTACTTCGAGTCGTTCGTGGTCATCGATCCGGGCATGACCACGCTGGAGCGCGGCCAGCTGCTCAACGACGAGCAGTACTTCGAGGCGCTCGAGGAGTTCGGTGACGACTTCGATGCCCGCATGGGCGCCGAGGCCGTCCAGGAGCTGCTCAAGGACATCGACCTGGAAGAGGAGATCAACCAGCTGCGCGAAGAGATTCCGCAGACCAACTCCGAAACCAAGATCAAGAAGCTGTCCAAGCGCCTGAAGCTGCTGGAGGCTTTCCACCATTCCGGCAATGCGCCGGAATGGATGGTCATGGGGGCGCTGCCGGTGCTGCCGCCGGACCTGCGTCCGCTGGTACCGCTGGACGGCGGCCGCTTTGCCACCTCGGATCTCAACGATCTGTATCGCCGGGTGATCAACCGCAACAACCGCCTCAAGCGCCTGCTGGATCTCAGCGCGCCGGACATCATCGTGCGCAACGAGAAGCGCATGCTCCAGGAAGCGGTAGATGCGCTCTTGGACAACGGCCGTCGCGGCCGGGCGATCACCGGCTCCAACAAGCGTCCGCTGAAGTCGCTCGCCGACATGATCAAGGGCAAGCAGGGCCGCTTCCGGCAGAACCTGCTGGGCAAGCGCGTGGACTATTCCGGCCGCTCGGTCATCACCGTGGGCCCGACCCTGCGCCTGCACCAGTGCGGCCTGCCCAAGAAGATGGCGCTGGAGCTGTTCAAGCCGTTCATCTATTCCAAGCTGCAGTCGCTGGGCTACGCCTCCACGATCAAGGCGGCCAAGAAGATGGTCGAGCGCGAGACCGCCGAGGTGTGGGACATCCTCGCCGACGTCATCCGCGAGCATCCGGTGCTGCTCAACCGCGCACCGACGCTGCACCGCCTGGGCATCCAGGGGTTCGAGCCGCTGCTCATCGAAGGCAAGGCCATCCAGCTACACCCGCTGGTGTGCGCCGCCTACAACGCCGACTTTGACGGCGACCAGATGGCCGTGCACGTGCCGCTGACGCTGGAAGCCCAGCTTGAGGCCCGGGCCATGATGATGGCCACCAACAACGTGCTCTCGCCGGCCAACGGCGAGCCGATCATTGTGCCGTCCCAGGACGTGGTGCTGGGGCTTTACTACATGACCCGCGAGAAGATCAACGCCAAGGGCGAAGGCATGATCTTCACCGACCTCAACGAGGTGGAGCGGGCCTTCGGCACTCAGTCGGTATCGCTTCACGCGCGCATCAAGGTGCGCCTGGACGAGGTCGACGTCGACGAAGAGACCGGCGAGAAAACCACCCACCGGCGGATCGAGGACACCACCGTGGGCCGGGCGCTGCTGTTCCGCATCCTGCCCGAAGGCGTGCCCTTCGAGCTGATCGATCAGCCGATGAAGAAAAAGGCCATCTCGACACTGATCAACGAAGTGTACCGCCGTGCGGGCCTCAAGCCCACGGTGATCTTTGCCGACCAGCTAATGTACACCGGCTTTCGCATGGCGACCTGGTCCGGCGCCTCGATTGGGGTCAACGACTTCGTAATCCCCGCGGCCAAGGCGGAAATCGTTGCCGACGCCGAAGGCGAGGTCAAGGAGATCGAGGATCAGTTCTCCTCGGGCCTGGTCACCGCCGGCGAGAAGTACAACAAGGTCATCGATATCTGGGCCCGGGCCAACGACCAGGTGGCCAAGGCGATGATGACCGGTATCTCGAAAGAGAACGTTATTGACCGTGAGGGTAACGAGGTCGAGCAGGACTCGTTCAACAGCGTGTTCATCATGGCCGACTCCGGCGCCCGGGGCAGCGCGGCCCAGATCCGCCAGCTGGCGGGCATGCGCGGCCTCATGGCCAAGCCCGACGGCTCGATCATCGAAACGCCGATCATCGCCAACTTCCGTGAAGGCCTGAACGTACTGCAGTACTTCATTTCCACCCACGGCGCGCGGAAAGGGCTTGCCGACACTGCGCTCAAGACCGCCAACTCGGGCTATCTGACCCGTCGTCTGGTGGACGTGGCTCAGGATCTGGTGGTTACCGAAGCCGACTGCGACACCGAAAACGGCATGACCCTGCACCCCATCATCGAAGGGGGCGATATCATCGTGCCGCTGTCCCAGCGCGTGCTGGGCCGCGTGGTCGCGCAAGACGTGATCGATCCGCGCACCGAGGAAGTGCTGATCCCGCGCAACACCCTGCTGGACGAAGCCTGGTGCGCGGCGCTGGAGACCATGGGCGTGGACGAGATCATCGTCCGCTCGACCATCACCTGCGACACTAACCACGGCGTGTGCTCGGCGTGCTACGGCCGCGACCTTGCCCGGGGCCATCAGGTCAACGTCGGCGAATCGGTGGGCGTCATCGCTGCCCAGTCCATCGGCGAGCCGGGTACCCAGCTGACCATGCGGACCTTCCACATCGGCGGCGCGGCCTCGAGGGCCTCGGCCATCGATAGCGTCCAGGTCAAGCACGGCGGCAGCGTGCGGCTGCACAACATCAAGCACGTGGAGCGCGCCGACGGCAAGCTGGTGGTGGTCTCGCGCTCCAGCGCCCTGGCCGTCGCCGACGATCACGGCCGCGAGCGCGAGTACTACAAGCTGCCTTACGGCGCCGTACTCGACGTGCGCGACGGCGACGAAGTCGACGCCGGCGCCACCGTGGCCAAGTGGGATCCGCACACCCACCCCATCGTCGCCGAAATGGAAGGCCAGGCGCAGTTCGTCGACCTCGACGAAGGCGTCACCATGCACCGCACGGTGGACGAGATGACCGGGCTGTCTTCCATCGAGGTGATCGAGTCGGCGTCGCGGCCCCTGTCCGGCCGCGACAAGCGGCCGATGATCATGCTCAAGGACGAAGCCGGCGAGTACGTGGCAATTTCCGGCTCGAACACGCCGGTACAGTATCCGCTGCCGGGCAAGTCGGTGATCTCCGTGGACGACGGCGCGCACATCGGCGTGGGCGAAGTCGTTGCCCGCATTCCGGTCGAGGCGTCGGGCAACAAGGACATCACCGGCGGTCTGCCCCGGGTGGCCGATCTGTTCGAGGCGCGCAAACCCAAGGAATCGGCGATTCTCGCCGAGATCACCGGCATGGTCAGCTTCGGCCGGGAAACCAAGGGCAAGCGCCGCCTGACCATCACTCCGGAAGACGGCGATCCGTTCGAGATGCTGATTCCCAAGTGGCGCCAGATCGCGGTGTTCGAGGGCGAAACCGTGCAGAAGGGCGAGGTGATTTCCGACGGCCCCAGCAACCCCCACGACATTCTGCGGCTGCTGGGCGTGGCGGCGCTGGCCAAGTACATCACCGCCGAGGTGCAGGACGTCTACCGCCTGCAGGGCGTGGGCATCAACGACAAGCACATCGAGGTGATCGTGCGCCAGATGCTGCGCAAGGTGGAAATCACCGACGCCGGCGATTCGGACTTTATCACCGGCGACCAGGCCGAGCTGGTGCGCGTGCTCGAACAGAACGCACGCCTTGAGCAGGATGGCAAGTTCCCGGCCAAGTACCAGCGTCTGCTGCTGGGTATCACCAAGGCCAGCCTTGCCACCGAGTCGTTCATCTCGGCGGCGTCGTTCCAGGAAACGACCCGCGTGCTGACCGAAGCGGCGGTGACCGGCAAGCGCGACTACCTGCGCGGCCTGAAGGAAAACGTGGTGGTGGGTCGCTTGATTCCGGCCGGTACCGGGCTGACGCACCACGCCGAGCGCCGTCGCCAGCGCGACAGCGACGAGCGGCTGCTCAAGCCGTCGGCAACGGATGTCGAGCAGGAGCTCGGCGCCCAGCTGACCGCGCTGGATGACGACGAGGACCTCTAA